The genomic segment TTCCCCTTGGGCAGAACAAGGTCAGTGAGGTGAGTGGTCCTCTCCCCAAACTGGCTGGGAACCCCaggcttttgaaatatttcactgaCCAAACCTGCTCCATGAACTTCCCTGCTTTCTTGTCTTTGTTAATTAAATACACACAACAGCTCATCAGTATTTCTGGCCAGCCTGAGATACCTGGGTAAACCTGAGTGGCTATAATCTAGCCAAATCCAAGCATATTTGGCATTTTATTTGGACTGTGCACCTGATCCCAGAGAAATTCATATCTTCTAGAAGACTATGAAAAACACTGAGCCTATTTTCAACATTTAAAGATTTGGATATGATTATTAAATTTGGAGAGGCCACATATACTACAGAAGGCACAGAAGCTTTGGAGTTAAGACAGACCATTACCAGGTGTGGGACCTTGGGCACCTCTGAGCcccatttttctcatctgcaaaatggggtttGCAGTTACCTACCTTGCAGGGAAATAGTGAGGACTGGAACCAATACCTAAACCCTGTGTGCCCAGCTCTCAGTGAGTAGAAGCCACTGTTAAGAGTTTTAGTGACCATCAAGAAGCCTCTGGGGAATTCTGGTATCCTCCAAGCTACAGGGTTCTCTCTTGCCCCTGATACGCTCTCTCAGTGGAAGAGAAGCAGCCAGGGTCTAGGGATGGCTGGAGGAAGGTCCTGGAGATCAGGGGATGGGAGGGCTCAGGGCGTCCTTCCAACCCACCCAGGATCCCACATTGGGCTCTTGACTCCAGACCCAGAAGACAGAATTCAGTCTGACCTTGTTCCCCACCTCCTCAGCCAGGTCCTGGGCTCTCTCGACAGCATCCAGAGCCTGGGAGGTGAGCAAAAGCCAGGGCTACAGACAGAGCTCTCTGACAGAAGCCGTGGCTCACGGGAAAGGAAGGGGTAGGGAGCGGTGGGTCTGGGGAGGGTGACGTGGCTGGGCAGCTGCCCTGTGTGTGAAGGTAGCAGAAAAGAGCCTGGTGCAGTCATAAGATCTATGTGGAGAAGTGCTTCCTGCCTCAGTTTAGTCAGATATAGAATGAGAAGAATATTTCTATCTTGTCACTGTGAAATTCTGGGAAGCAGTTAAACATCATgaattcaaaccccagctctggcCCTCTACTAGTTATGGGTCTGGACAAGACATTGGTCTTCTCTGAGTCTGAAAAATGCCTTGGGATGTCCTAGCGTCACAGGATTGGGGTGAGGCTGATGTTAGACAAAGTATCCAGCCCAGGGCAAGAGTCCTGCCCAGGACCCAACCCACAGACTGCTGGCTGAGAGCTAGGGGCTGAAGGGCAGGGCCAGACCTTACCTTGTCCAGTACCTTCCTAGCCACCCAGCATTTGGCCACACCCAGCAGCACCTGCACCTGCCCCAGGCGGTTTCCGATTTCGGACATGAGGCTCATGGCAGAGTCGTACCTGGGGAAGGCTGTCTGCACAGCCAAGTGGAGAGCGGAGTCAGGCCGAGCCAGGCCTGCAAACCCTCCACCACATCCCAGTGACCTCACCTCAAGGTCCCCACGACTCCGGTGGATGTCAGCAAAGCAGAGCAGGCAGAGTGCCTGTAGTGGCCGGTCCCCATGCTGCAGTGCAATTTTCATAGACTCCTGCAAGGGAGGCTGGTCATTCAGGCTTGCTCATCTGCTCCCAACCACAGGGCCCCCGTCACCCAGTGGGCTTCACTTATGGGGCCACCCAGGGATTGCCAATATCCTCAGAGTCCAATATACCTAGCATGGTGCTGAGGTCCCATGAACCCCGCCCCCCACTGCCAATTAAGGCCTCGCAACCAATGaagcagaaacagactcagagagaaGTGACTTGATCAAGGTCACTTGGTTAGTaggtggcaaagctgggatttgaacccaggtcagtGGAACTCCAGGGACTGTCTCTTTTCCTACTTAAAGTGCCTACAGAGGCTATGTGGGGTGCAGAGGGAAGTCCCCTCCCCTGAGAATGGACTGGAAGGCAGTgaggtttggggtggggggaagggagaacaCATCCATCAGAGAGTCAGCTACATCCATCAGAGAGGCTAAGGCAGGGGCAAACCTTGGGAGCTCAGTGGGCTGATATGGAAGGAGGATACCCTTGCCCACACCATCTGCCTGCCTTTCTTGCTGCCCCACCTCACAACACTCCATGGCACTGCCCAGGTGGCCCAGCAGGCGATATGCCACAGCCATGTGGTACTGGCTCATGGCCCGGTACTTGAGGCTCCAGCCTTTGCCATAGTCGTTAACGAGCTCTGCGGCCTTGCATGGGAAGAACAGGGCTTTCTCGTAGTCCTGCAGGGGACACATGGAGGGGGTGGGAATGGGAAGGGTCACAATGAGTGGCAGGAGCTGCCCCAATGTTGAGGGCTCCAGGGCCTGGCTTCACCAGCAACCAGGGGTGCCCACAGGTCCCAGTTGGTGTTCATTTATCCCTTCTCAGATCCAGAGAAAGAGTGATGCAGGCGAGGGAACAGCCAGCACAAAGGTATGGGCCCCATGAGTGCAGGGATCATTATCTGCTTTGCCAATGTATCCCAAGAGCCTGGCAAAGTTCTTGGCTCCTAGTAGATACGCGATAAATTGTTTTAGAATGAGTGAATGAGAAGGCAGGAAAATACCGTTGGCTTTCCTTCTCACCCAGTCCCAGTTGGGTCCCTCAGCTTCAGAGACACGCAGAACAGGGTGGAGGAAGGAGACACCGGAGCCCCACCCCATTCCCGCGAGAGTCGGGCCGCCAGCAGCGGCTGCTCACAAAGGCTCAGCGACTCACTGCCAGCGTGGTCGGCTCAAAAGAACATCAGGACAGACTCACTGAGGCAATTAAAGCATTCTctcatcctttttttctcctcacaCCTTCAAATGCCCTTTCTATCTGCCCATTATCAGCCAATCACCTCGCCTCACACCCCACTAGGATAATGAGGAAACTTGAGAGCAGCAGCTCATAGGCCTTCATCGTCAGATCCGCTAACTGGCCACTCGTGCTCCCCGCCTCTTTCTCTGGAGGAAGCTCCCTGCTGCCACCAAGTGGGGGCCCCTGAGTGGGGCTCTGGCACAAGCTCCACCCCCATCTCTTTCTACGAAGCCATTCCCATCAGTGTACAGACACACTCTGGCATTTCTTAcctcatttaacaaataaaaacctaAACCAAAATCAAACAACCTTCTTTTGATCTCATATTCCCTCCAGCTACAGTCCCATTTCTCTGTTCTTTACCATAAAAACCCATCTGATCTTTCATATATCTAACAAGCACTTCCaagttattaaaacaaaaagagaacCCTCAATAACCCCCAAAAGACCTGTTCCTAAAAACTTttggtatgtatttttaaatttgaaactaTGTAAGTGTTCTACAGCTTCAAAAAgttaaattgcatttaaaaaaatcctaaaaatagaaaatgaaaatagataaCCCTAATTGCATATcatattataattaattataacTATAATTATATGCAATCGAATTATATATTGATATTATAATCTAATTTAATATAATACTATATGATATTAATATAActacataggaaaaaaattatttcaaatgactTTAGAACATGCTCAGACAGTTCACCTATAATGGGATATATTATAAAGGCAAAAGAATggcaaagaaattttaaatttcctttggttgtccttttatttttatttttttgaataataatggtattgccttttgaaataattttatgttttgtagGATAAAGTAAGCATGTAATTATGTTGTTAGAAACGAAGATTTTTCAatctaagaaaaaataatcaagtttaaaataaattaagaaaaattttgaaacacTAAACTTCAATTGGAAACATCAGCACAAACTTCAGTTGTCTTGGCAACTGAGATTTAGAAGCAATGACATTCCACTAGCAATGAGAACATCACACTTTAAAGACCATTTCCTACTACAAAGAATCCAGAGAAATGGCTGACTCCAGGTCGGGGGGGCAGGGAATATACAAAATGAGCCTGGGACAGTTCACCGtaccagaaaacaaaagcactttgaatgactaaatgaagtcttgtcaaaaggacacaggagcAATACTGCTAGGAATTCCATTAGCTAAAGTTAAGATAGTATGAACATCACAAAGAACAGTATTGCAATTGACTGAAGTATACTGAATACTTACAAAATCCATGATTTcatacttcaaaaaaagaaagcagaacaagtAAGTGCGACCCCTGAAGGCAGGCATGACATCAACTCCTTATTGTGAAAAATGGTTGTTAAGGGAGGAAgtattttttctgcctttccttttGCAACTGTATTTCAGAATAACCAACTAGGCCCAATTGACTGGTCAATGTTCTTCCTTACAGAAACACCCCAGCTAATACTAGTAAAAGGAATGATAGAACTTGGAAGTCGCCATTTCTTTAGAGTTGAAATCAAAGAAATGGATTCAGGCAGCAACCCTGAATGGATGCTGAAACTGTTAGAAATGTTGCTGCAGAACCGAATGTTCACAGAATACCCAAGTGTCACCCCCAAGGCAATCTGCTGGTCCTGAGGGGAACACAGACCCTAAAGTGGAGGGGTCAGGCTGTCACTTCCTCAGCCCTCCCATATGATGTGGTATGAAGCACAGAGCACTGCTTAATATAGTGTTCTTACCAAAGCTGTGCGCCTGAACCTCACCAGGTCACGACCTATGTCCTAGCTCACAGGCAGTAAAGGAGATAAAGAAACAAGGTACATGGCTCCTTGGGGAAGTAATCAATGAGATGGGACACTCTACAAGGTGATCAATTGATCAATCTGGCCTACTCAATGAGTTGTGGAAAATAAAGGGCGGCAGTTGGAATTTTCTATGGACAGACACTTAAGAGTCATGGTGAGCACTGCAGTGTGTGCCTCTTGCTTGTGTTCCCATTCAAACAAGCCAGGAGTAAAGGTGTATTTTCAGAATAAGTAGAGAGATTTAAGAGATAATTGTTCATTATGGTGAGTATGGTAATAGTATTGCAATTATATAAGGAAgtgttatataagaaaatatcctCTCTTTTACAGAGATGCATACTGAACTACTTTGGGGCAAAATATCATGGCATctgtaattttataaaacaatgcttcagttaaaaatatgtaaatcaaacatggaaaaatttttttaaatctaagtgGTAGGTATATGGAGCTTCATTATAATTAATTCTACTTTCTGCATGGTTACTTTTCTTCATAATAAAGGTTTTATAACACTCCCTCTGAATCCTATCGAATCTCACCAAATGGCTTCCTCAGGCAGCTAGCTGCCAAAAACAAAGACCTCGGTGTCATCCCGGATGACTCATTTCTTCACACCCCAACTCTGATACATCAGCATTTACACACTCATTTACCACAAGATTTATCAATCATCTAATTTGTACCAGGAATTAACAAATCCAGCCTGGCTGCACAGTGGGGAGGAGAGTAAACGCTCAGAACCAGAAGCCTGCCTCCCCCTTACAACTCAGACACCACCTTCTTGCACACCTGCTGCAGCCATGCTGGCCTCCATCCTTTCTGCAACATGCCAGGTACACTCCTCACAGGGCAGAGCTTTGTTCTAGTTGTTTCCTCTTTTGCCAGATTTCTGCAATGCTCACCCTATCACCTCCCTCAAGTTATCAGACTGATCTCACCTCTCGGAGGTCTTCCTACCACCCTTTTGAAATTGCGACGTCCTCATCCTCAGCTTTCAGCCCCATTTCCTTGCTTCCCTTTCTCCTAAGCACTTTCTAGCATGCTACGTAACTGACTTACTGATTGTGTTTATTGTCTTTCTCCCCTATCCACTTCATGCAGCCAGGGACTTTGCTGTTATTTTCACTGCTGCATCCCAGGCCAGCAGCACTTGtcatatagtagatgctcaataaacatctgATGATTGACTCCTCACAACTGTGCTGGAAGGTGGGTCCTactccctcattttatagataatacCTTCCAAGGTTCAAAGGGGAGAGTGATGTGTCCAAGACCACACAGCGAGCATGGGACAGTGCAGGTTTATGGCCTGCCCTCACGCAGGAGTGTCCCATTTCCCTAGGAAGTCAGACAGTTCCAGATTTGAATTCTGGCTGTGCCCTTCCTGGCTAAGTCTTTACTTTCCTGGGTAAGTCTTCCCTCTCAGATTCTCTTCCAACTTGTCCCTACCTAACTGGGAGGACTGAATAAGGTTATGCAACAGGAGCGCAGCCCCCCCCCCCTGtcccctggggcctgggcccaCCTTGACCTGGACGTAGAAGCTGCCCAGGCTGCAGCAGACGCGACACTCGAGCATGGCATCGTCGTTGTTGTGAGCATAACGCAGGGCCTTCTCGAAGCTCTCCAGGGCCTTCTGGAAgaggctgaggcccaggaaggcGTTGCCCATGCTCAAGCTAACCTGGCCTCCGAGCTGGGCACTCGCCCTGGTGCTGGGCAGGCCCAGGCAGGTCTTGCAGTAGGAGATGGTCTTGTGAAACTCACACAACTTCTCATTGCTGCGTGCCAGGTTCAGGTAGCTCTCCAGAAGGAAACTGGCATCCTCCAGCTCTCGAGCAGTGTCAATCTGGACCACAGAAAACTGCCCACCAGGTGGGAGGCCAGTGGCTGTCATCCTGGACTCTGAGTCTCAGATCCAAGTATCCACACCTCCCAGCCTCATGCCCAGAGCTCCAGACCCACAGCTTTTGCCCCCAGCCTCAGATGCGGTTTGCTCCCACACATAGAAGCCTTAGCCCTGGAGCCTCCACCTCCTAAACTCAGACCCAGTTTTCACCTTTCTGCCCCCGGATTAGATTGGCTGTCGCtatcccccacccaccctctgccccAAACCTGGAGCCAGTGCCTCCCAAGGCTCAGACTCAGAAACACAAACAGAAAGGGTGAAACTAGACCTGGAGACATGACCACGAGATCCCCAAACCCAGAGGCTGAGAAAACCTCAGTTTCAGAGTCTCAGATACTGAAGTTCAAGGCCACAGGGCATAGGTGTAGATTTAGAGCATTGGGTCCTGGCTGCTAGCCTGTGGGATACAGGGGAACCTGAGGAGGCAAGAGGGGGCCGCCTGGGAGAAATCTAGCCCCCGTCCCACCCTCCTATGGCAGCTGCTGGACGCCCCACCTTCAGCATCTCCTTGTAGCGGCCCATCTCTGAGTGGGCCGTGACCAGGCAGCCCAGCACACGGAAGCGCCCCACAAGGTCCGAGCTCTTCTCCAGAACCTTCATCCACACCTGTAGCGCCTTCTCTGTCTGATTAGACTGGTACAGCTGGAGCCCCTTCGCGATCTGCTGCTTTGTCTGGTCCTGCCCCATCCTCCCAGAGCACTGCGCCCCCCTTTGAGAGACCCTGCTGGCTCCGTGCCTCTAGGCACTCATGGCAGGGGACCCACAGTGCCAGCGCCCACTGAGCCctgggaagaaaagcagcactggGCAGGAGCCGAGCAGGGCCTGGATGGAGAGCAGGCGCCACCCTGGGAACAAAGCTGGTTCAGCCCCCATCTGCAGCTGTCCCTGCCAGTTGGGGCCACGTGGCTGCTGAGGAATGTCAGGCGCAAGGGCACACAGGCTTCTGCCGCACCCACCCCCAAACTGGGAGGCGGTGTCCCAGGGATGCAGGCCCCTTGCCCCTTGAGTACCCCCTTGGGTGTTTCTTCAGCATCTCTGACTCTGGCCCTGGACCCCCCCTGGCAGACCAGGCTCTCCCAGTGGCCTTCCCAAGGAGTCGTCTCCAGGGGTGAGCTGAGAGTTGGAAGGAAGCAGGGATGAGGCTGGGGCAGGTACCCAGCCCTGAGTCTTGGTTCTCCCAGGTCACAAACAACCCCTCAGGCCCACCCTCCCCAGGACTGGTTCTTGTAATTCACCAGGCACTGAGGTTGTTTCTTTATGCAAATGCGCATACCATTCCCAATTTCTCATCTTAACTCACAATATGACCCAAGCCAAGtcactaacctctctgtgcctcagttctccACCTGTAAAATATGGATAATACTAAGTTAATAAACTCTTAACTTACAGGGTTGTTATGTTACCCAATATAGTACAGTGGGTAATGGTATGGTCCCCTGAGCCAGGGTCTGAAATCCGACTCTGCTGTTTATTAGCTGCATAGGCAGTGTGACTTCGGGCAAGAGAGTAAGTATCCACCTCACTGGGTTGTTAGAACTAAATGCTTACCAGTTGACAAggacttagaacagtgcctggcatgtgttGATAAGCAAGACGTTATCCCAAGCTGGGTCTGTCTCCTTCACGGCAAACTGCCCATAGGGACAGAAGGTGGCCCTTGAAGGTTTAAAAAGTGTCCCAATTTCAATCCCAATCCCAGTTTGCAAGGGTCCCTAATAATGAGCTTTAATGCCAGACATTGTGGAGATGGGCAAAGTCTTGGGTAGGGAGCAGACACCTGAAGCACACTAGGCTGGATAATGGGGCCCCTACCAACCCCTCCATCTTGTCTCccacttttctcctctctctgcagATCTGGCTCCCTCTTGCCCCAGGGCAAAGTCCATCCTTTCGGAGTGGAAAGTGGTTATAGTATATTCACAAATTTGCACACTGAccaccactaattccagaacatttttaccACCCTAGGAAGAAGTCCCATACTCATGAGTGGTCACTCCCCATTCGCCCTGTTCTATGGCTGAGTTGTGTCCTCACCCCATTCAaatgttgaaatcttaacccccAGTACCTTGGCTGGGGTTATTTTTTAGAGACACTATTTTTAAAGaggtaaaatgaagtcattagaggGAATCCTACTCTAAGGTCACAAGAAGAGATCAGGACACACCCAGAGGGAAGGCCACATGAAGACAAAGGATGACCACAGCCACCTACAGGTCAGAGTGGCCTCAGAAGGAGCTgagcctgccaacaccttgacctCTTGACTTCTGGTCTCCAAAACagtgagaaaattaattcctgTTGTTGAAGCCTCCCAGGCTGTGGCACTGTTATGGCTGCCTGAGCAAACTACATACTCCACAACCACAATCTACgttctgtggatttgcctattcctcccatttcatataaacagaatcataggATATATGTGTTTTTGTGACAGGCTTCCTTCACTTAAGCACAGAgattcaaggttcatccatattgtagcaggTGTCAGCATGCCATCCCTTTtgatggctgaacagtattcttGGTACAGATGTACcagctgatggacacttgggttgtctCACTTTGGggccattatgaataatgatgctataaacattcatgtacaagttttcatATAGAtacgtttttatttttcttgggtatacACCTTACGAGTGAgatggctgggtcatatggcaactCCATATTCAACTTTGGAGGAACTGCCAACCTGTTTGCCCCACGGCTTTTGTACCTCTtgattccttttctccttcctaccCTGACATTCTACCTAGTTAAGTCCTAGTTAGGATGAATCAGCTTATTATACTCTTATAGGCAATTATACTCCATTCTGACATAAATTTATCTCTATAATCTTATATTcattaattaggttatttgcttaaTGTCTGCTTTCCCCCACTCAAAATGTGTGGGCATGGACTTAACCTCATTTACCACTGACTGTAACCCCAGAGCAAATAATGGCCATCcctctgggtgggggtggggtgggggggaaggaaCAGAACTTTAATTTCACAATTTAGAGAAATGGCTATAGGCTTAGCAGCTCATCTGCCATGTCCTACTTAATCTTGGGGAAACTGAGCATGACCTCCTGTTTACAGCAAGCAAAATGGATCCAGAGAGGGACAATCTAGGAGCAGCAGGGTAGGGGTAAAGAGAGAGCTTAGGGGTCCAAGCCCCACAGTCATGGCTCAGCAGAGGTAGAATATATATAAGGCCTATGGGACCAGACAAGGCCACCAGGACTCCCCAGGGGAAAGTGGTCTTAAACCTGGACCtcacaatactgagaaagaaggggagagagggagagccaCTGGCATAGGAGAGTTGGTTGTGATCTTTCTCTTACCTGGGAAGGTGGATTCTAGGTTGAAGTTAACATCCCGCGGAGAAGGAAGCTGGGCCCAAAGGGAAAGTGCTGAAGAGCCAGCTGATTCTCTTACTCAATAGTCCAGACAGAATTTCGCCTTGAGtcagaaagggaaggagatgggcaGCCTGGATCTTTGCCCCAAAGGCGTCTGGGACCACAGCCTTCTGGTTACCTGGGAACTCAAATGATCCCCAAACTTGGGAAGTCGATAAGGCAGGCTTCCTGTGCCCCAGAGTCAGCTCTTTGCTGCCTACTGCAGGCAGTGAGGTCAAGGTCATGCTCCT from the Manis javanica isolate MJ-LG chromosome 11, MJ_LKY, whole genome shotgun sequence genome contains:
- the RAPSN gene encoding 43 kDa receptor-associated protein of the synapse isoform X2; its protein translation is MGQDQTKQQIAKGLQLYQSNQTEKALQVWMKVLEKSSDLVGRFRVLGCLVTAHSEMGRYKEMLKFSVVQIDTARELEDASFLLESYLNLARSNEKLCEFHKTISYCKTCLGLPSTRASAQLGGQVSLSMGNAFLGLSLFQKALESFEKALRYAHNNDDAMLECRVCCSLGSFYVQVKDYEKALFFPCKAAELVNDYGKGWSLKYRAMSQYHMAVAYRLLGHLGSAMECCEESMKIALQHGDRPLQALCLLCFADIHRSRGDLETAFPRYDSAMSLMSEIGNRLGQVQVLLGVAKCWVARKVLDKLSQLKLHCLSESIYRSKGLQRELRAHVVRFHECVEETELYCGLCGESIGERNSRLQALPCSHIFHHRCLQNNGMWSCPNCHHSSMKPGFV
- the RAPSN gene encoding 43 kDa receptor-associated protein of the synapse isoform X1, with the protein product MGQDQTKQQIAKGLQLYQSNQTEKALQVWMKVLEKSSDLVGRFRVLGCLVTAHSEMGRYKEMLKFSVVQIDTARELEDASFLLESYLNLARSNEKLCEFHKTISYCKTCLGLPSTRASAQLGGQVSLSMGNAFLGLSLFQKALESFEKALRYAHNNDDAMLECRVCCSLGSFYVQVKDYEKALFFPCKAAELVNDYGKGWSLKYRAMSQYHMAVAYRLLGHLGSAMECCEESMKIALQHGDRPLQALCLLCFADIHRSRGDLETAFPRYDSAMSLMSEIGNRLGQVQVLLGVAKCWVARKVLDKALDAVERAQDLAEEVGNKLSQLKLHCLSESIYRSKGLQRELRAHVVRFHECVEETELYCGLCGESIGERNSRLQALPCSHIFHHRCLQNNGMWSCPNCHHSSMKPGFV
- the RAPSN gene encoding 43 kDa receptor-associated protein of the synapse isoform X4; translated protein: MGQDQTKQQIAKGLQLYQSNQTEKALQVWMKVLEKSSDLVGRFRVLGCLVTAHSEMGRYKEMLKFSVVQIDTARELEDASFLLESYLNLARSNEKLCEFHKTISYCKTCLGLPSTRASAQLGGQVSLSMGNAFLGLSLFQKALESFEKALRYAHNNDDAMLECRVCCSLGSFYVQVKESMKIALQHGDRPLQALCLLCFADIHRSRGDLETAFPRYDSAMSLMSEIGNRLGQVQVLLGVAKCWVARKVLDKALDAVERAQDLAEEVGNKLSQLKLHCLSESIYRSKGLQRELRAHVVRFHECVEETELYCGLCGESIGERNSRLQALPCSHIFHHRCLQNNGMWSCPNCHHSSMKPGFV
- the RAPSN gene encoding 43 kDa receptor-associated protein of the synapse isoform X5, with product MGQDQTKQQIAKGLQLYQSNQTEKALQVWMKVLEKSSDLVGRFRVLGCLVTAHSEMGRYKEMLKFSVVQIDTARELEDASFLLESYLNLARSNEKLCEFHKTISYCKTCLGLPSTRASAQLGGQVSLSMGNAFLGLSLFQKALESFEKALRYAHNNDDAMLECRVCCSLGSFYVQVKESMKIALQHGDRPLQALCLLCFADIHRSRGDLETAFPRYDSAMSLMSEIGNRLGQVQVLLGVAKCWVARKVLDKLSQLKLHCLSESIYRSKGLQRELRAHVVRFHECVEETELYCGLCGESIGERNSRLQALPCSHIFHHRCLQNNGMWSCPNCHHSSMKPGFV
- the RAPSN gene encoding 43 kDa receptor-associated protein of the synapse isoform X3, whose protein sequence is MGQDQTKQQIAKGLQLYQSNQTEKALQVWMKVLEKSSDLVGRFRVLGCLVTAHSEMGRYKEMLKFSVVQIDTARELEDASFLLESYLNLARSNEKLCEFHKTISYCKTCLGLPSTRASAQLGGQVSLSMGNAFLGLSLFQKALESFEKALRYAHNNDDAMLECRVCCSLGSFYVQVKDYEKALFFPCKAAELVNDYGKGWSLKYRAMSQYHMAVAYRLLGHLGSAMECCEESMKIALQHGDRPLQALCLLCFADIHRSRGDLETAFPRYDSAMSLMSEIGNRLGQVQVLLGVAKCWVARKVLDKALDAVERAQDLAEEVGNKLSQLKLHCLSESIYRSKGLQRELRAHVVRFHECVEETELYCGLCGESIGACRTMECGAAPTATIHP